In Arachis stenosperma cultivar V10309 chromosome 1, arast.V10309.gnm1.PFL2, whole genome shotgun sequence, one DNA window encodes the following:
- the LOC130966308 gene encoding protein SRC2-like, whose translation MEYRTLDLMIVSAKDLKNVNLISKMDVYAVVSLNGDIYNPQKFKTSVDRDGGTNPTWNFPMKFNFSDSLAQQNRLSLEIKIVSDRTLGDTLIGTVHVPLRELLDNPGGKDGKEFRQVSYQVRKPSGKPKGSLNFSYKVGGKSSAAPAMDKASSTGATVSYAPPPPKTAEYPPPATAYPPPSKDSKNEPVMAYPAHAAGAAGSSSAPYAYPPPHQQYPAGHGYPPAGYPPQQGYGGYGYPPQQPGYGYPPQGYGYPGQAGYGYSQPPQKPKKNKNNFGMGLGAGLLGGALGGLLIGDMVSDAADYDAGYDAGFDDAGGFDF comes from the coding sequence ATGGAATACAGAACCCTAGACCTCATGATCGTTTCCGCCAAGGATCTCAAGAATGTCAATTTGATATCCAAGATGGACGTATACGCCGTCGTTTCGCTCAACGGCGACATCTACAACCCCCAGAAGTTCAAAACCAGCGTCGATCGCGACGGAGGAACCAACCCTACGTGGAATTTTCCGATGAAGTTCAATTTCAGCGACTCCTTGGCGCAGCAGAATCGTCTCTCTCTTGAGATCAAGATCGTCTCCGACCGTACACTCGGCGACACCCTCATCGGCACCGTCCACGTCCCCCTCCGGGAGCTTCTCGACAATCCCGGCGGAAAAGACGGCAAAGAATTTCGTCAGGTATCTTACCAGGTCAGGAAGCCCTCCGGGAAGCCCAAGGGCTCTCTGAATTTCTCGTACAAAGTTGGCGGCAAGAGTTCAGCTGCTCCGGCGATGGATAAGGCGTCGTCGACGGGGGCGACGGTTAGTTACGCTCCACCGCCGCCGAAGACGGCGGAGTATCCTCCACCGGCGACGGCGTACCCTCCGCCATCCAAGGATTCAAAGAATGAGCCAGTTATGGCTTATCCTGCTCATGCTGCTGGGGCGGCAGGATCAAGTTCCGCGCCATATGCTTACCCGCCGCCACATCAGCAATATCCTGCTGGACACGGATATCCACCCGCTGGATACCCACCCCAGCAAGGCTATGGCGGCTACGGGTACCCGCCTCAGCAACCCGGATATGGGTATCCTCCACAAGGGTACGGGTATCCGGGTCAAGCTGGGTATGGATACTCGCAGCCTCCTCAAAAACcgaagaagaacaagaacaacttTGGGATGGGATTGGGAGCCGGGTTGCTTGGCGGCGCACTTGGTGGGCTTTTGATTGGTGACATGGTGTCTGACGCGGCTGATTATGATGCTGGCTACGATGCTGGATTTGATGATGCTGGTGGATtcgatttt